Within Telopea speciosissima isolate NSW1024214 ecotype Mountain lineage chromosome 8, Tspe_v1, whole genome shotgun sequence, the genomic segment GCAGATTTCGGATCGGCCAAGCGGTTTTCCGGCGAAGAAAATAAGATATTTCCCCGAGGAAGCCCGCTTTGGATGGCACCGGAAGTGGTTCGAGGGGAGAAGCAAGGGCCAGAGTCCGATGTATGGTCACTGGGTTGTACGGTCATCGAGATGGTTACAGGGAAACCAGCTTGGGAAGATCACGGTGCCGATACGCTGTGCCGGATTGCATTCTCTGATGCTGTTCCGGAATTTCCAGATGAACTATCGGAGCTTGGTCGCGATTTTATCGACAAATGTCTCAGGAGAGAACCCAGTGAGAGGTGGAATTGCGAGCAGCTCCTCCACCACCCTTTCGTGTCGGCCGGAGCCGTTACAGAGTCATCACCTAGATCAACACTCGATTGGCCTTCCTCGGAATTCGACGACGACAACGAtggtgatgaagaagaagaagaaagtgaattTACTGATTTTcagaattcaaatttgaattcagAAGGATTAGTAATTTGTGCGAAGGAGAGAATTAGGGGATTAGCTACTTGTGGAGGGGTAATTTGGGAATCTGACGGTTGGGAAGTGGTGAGGTCGTTGGGTTCGGTTTGGGACAGAGGAGTAGTAGCAGAGACCGCAAGTGGTGAAGAGGATGAGGGAAGAGGAAGGACAAGTTTGGAATATTCGGATTTGAGGAGTGAAAGAGAGGAAAAGGCAGGGACTAGTTGTTCAGAAACGTGGAATATTGGGAGAGAACTTGAAGTCGAAGGAAGTGAAAGGATAGATTCGGAATTTTTGGATTCTATTGGTGGAGGAACTTATAGTGATGAGTGGCTGTCTTATGTGAGAACATGGCCTTATTGGTGGGGAAATGACAACAAAGCTGGTTCGGGTTGGCATATAGGGCTGTTGCCAATTAGATGTAAGGGATTTTACAGCTGtaatagttttttattttttatt encodes:
- the LOC122671983 gene encoding mitogen-activated protein kinase kinase kinase 17-like isoform X2 yields the protein MEKKEVEIISSRPPYWVRWNSIGKGSFGTVSLASYVSDGKVFAVKSVNQNSSLTSHLESLENEIQILSSLSSPCVVQYLGDDLTHESGNVSYRNLHMEYLQGGTAADVASRFSGKGDDQRVVRSYTWCIVSALRYVHGKGFVHCDVKGKNVLLGSGSTAGVAKLADFGSAKRFSGEENKIFPRGSPLWMAPEVVRGEKQGPESDVWSLGCTVIEMVTGKPAWEDHGADTLCRIAFSDAVPEFPDELSELGRDFIDKCLRREPSERWNCEQLLHHPFVSAGAVTESSPRSTLDWPSSEFDDDNDGDEEEEESEFTDFQNSNLNSEGLVICAKERIRGLATCGGVIWESDGWEVVRSLGSVWDRGVVAETASGEEDEGRGRTSLEYSDLRSEREEKAGTSCSETWNIGRELEVEGSERIDSEFLDSIGGGTYSDEWLSYVRTWPYWWGNDNKAGSGWHIGLLPIRCKGFYSCNSFLFFINDIQILYIIFILTTCQNHVNHSLSLSLSR
- the LOC122671983 gene encoding mitogen-activated protein kinase kinase kinase 17-like isoform X1, whose protein sequence is MEKKEVEIISSRPPYWVRWNSIGKGSFGTVSLASYVSDGKVFAVKSVNQNSSLTSHLESLENEIQILSSLSSPCVVQYLGDDLTHESGNVSYRNLHMEYLQGGTAADVASRFSGKGDDQRVVRSYTWCIVSALRYVHGKGFVHCDVKGKNVLLGSGSTAGVAKLADFGSAKRFSGEENKIFPRGSPLWMAPEVVRGEKQGPESDVWSLGCTVIEMVTGKPAWEDHGADTLCRIAFSDAVPEFPDELSELGRDFIDKCLRREPSERWNCEQLLHHPFVSAGAVTESSPRSTLDWPSSEFDDDNDGDEEEEESEFTDFQNSNLNSEGLVICAKERIRGLATCGGVIWESDGWEVVRSLGSVWDRGVVAETASGEEDEGRGRTSLEYSDLRSEREEKAGTSCSETWNIGRELEVEGSERIDSEFLDSIGGGTYSDEWLSYVRTWPYWWGNDNKAGSGWHIGLLPIRCKGFYSCNSFLFFINDIQILYIIFILTTCQNHVNHSLSLSLSLSR